ATATAACTGCTCGTATGCCATATACGCCGAAGCTTTGATTCACAGGCGCAAAGTATATCTTGGAAGATTATGAATAGTATTACATTCCACAAACCCGTGTTTATTCTCTCCTGTGAAAGATCGGGATCTACCATGCTTCGATATATTGTCGATACTCATTCGAAAGTAGCTTGTCCAAGCCATTTATATCTTGGCAGTTTATGTGAAAGTTTAAATCGTACCTTAATGGGGACTATAGCACAAAATCAGGTTGAACTAGATGAAGAAGGTAAACAACAGTTTGCAGTAAGCGAAGCCAGGAAAATGATTTGCAACATAATGGACAGTTATATTAAAGCAAAAAACAAACAAATCTGGTGCGAGAAAACGCCAATGAATTTGGAATATCTGTCTGTGCTAGACGCTCATTTTCCCGATGCCAAGTATATTTGCCTATACAGGCATTGCATGGATGTCGTACATTCCAGTATCAACTTAAGTAAATTCCGTTTTCTTCCTGAGCATATACCTTATGTACACAGAAACCCAGACAGTATTATTGCGGCGATGGCAGAGAATTGGCTGGAAAAGACCGATAAAATATTGATGTTTGAATCGACACATCGAGAACGCTGTTTTCGAGTGAACTATGAATCCATTGTTATGCAGCCAGAAAAAACTCTACCGCGATTATTCCATTTTTTGGGAGTCGAATGGGAAAAAGGCTTAATGGAGCGTGTATTTCAGGTTAGCCATGATAAAGGTGAAGGGGACGGCAAGGCGGCATTATCCAGCAGGATTCGTCAAGACTCGGTAGGAAAAGGAATAGAAGTACCGCGAGCCGGGATTCCGAAGAAATTCATAACGGACATAAACAGATTACTTGGTGAATTGGGTTATCCCAGCTTGGATGCTTACTATTCTAATGGTATTCACAGTGAAATAAATGCAGAAAATATGCCTGATATATCGGATATATTTGAAAATCGTTTTATGAATGCGCTTAAAAACAACCGGTATAGGTACCCAGACCTTAAAGGCATATGGAAAGTAATTATTAAAGGTAATACGGATATATTTTGGGTTATCGATTTATCCCATCAAGAAGCGACGTTAAAAAAGGGCGATCATGATTCAGGTACTACCGTTTGTTTTTCCGCAACTTTGCTGGTCGATATGATAAACGGAACGAGAGATGCGATAGAAGCTTTTTCTCATGGAGAGATTGAAATACAAGGAACCGATGATAAGGAAGCATTAATGAATTTAGGCCGTCTGCTGTTTTCTTAAATCAAAGTTTTTTAATCCGATAGGATTTTATTATGTATCAATGTATTGCCTGTCAAGAGCCTCTAATTGACCAATCCCCGAGCATTCGAACTTGCTCTCACTGTGGAAATATTTATCCCATTATTAATGGAATTAGCGTATTTGTTTTACCCGATAGTATTTCCTCTTTGCAAGGCTTTATTATGGAAATAGAAGAAATCAAGACTTCATTTGCCAACATAAGTTATCGTCTAGAGGATTATGAGCATCATTTGGATGACAATATGTTTGCCGGCAGAACTGACATGATGAAGCAAGGCATGGCGGTCAATATACGGGTTCTGGAGAGAACGTGCAAAGCCATTACCGATTTTCTGGCAGAGCAGCCTCGTAAAGATAATGCGTTGGCTTGGAGTTCGGTAAAGTCGGGTTTTACATGTCATGACATGCTGCCGTATTTTTACCAGGACTGGTTTGGAACACCTGAGTTTGCCAAGGTAGAAAACTTGTTCAGCAAGACCATTACCGAGCATTGTAAGGATTGGGAGTCAGTTGCCGTGTTAGGATCGGGTGCTTGCGGTTTGTTATATAGTGTTGCCGATGATTTTCAAGTGTCTTATGGCGTGGATTTATCTTTGTCGACCCTTCTGGTTGCCAAGCAATTTATTCAAGGAGAGCCGTTGGTCTTCCATTTACAGCGAGCCGATTGGCATAAGGTCGAATTAACGCCACCGGCATCAACAGCAAACGAAATCCATTATGTCGTTTCCGACGTGCTGAATATGCCGTTCGTAAGCGGCTCTTTGTCCGTGGTCATTACGCAATATATGCTGGATTTTATTAGTAATCCGATACGGCTGACAGAGGAAATTTACCGGGTACTGAAACCAGGCGGTTTATGGATTAATTTTTCTAATCCTTGCCGACTTCCCAGTGATCCGATTGAGTTAGGCCGGCGTAAATTAAATGAGTTGCCGGTTTTTTTTGAAAAAATGGGATTTGATGTGCTTAGCATGGAGAATGAACGTTTTGCCCTGCTCAATTTAGAGAAAATTTATTCCGAAGCCGGAAATAATCAGCAACTGGTGCATTTTTTTACCCTAAGAAAAAATGAAAACGATAGCAACATACCGGCTGATGACAGATCGATTCAGCGGTTTTTTAACCGAAACGATAGTGTTTGGCGCGAAATTCCCAGAATTGTTAAAGGCCGCGAGTTGGCTTTGGCGCGGAAAAAGTTATTCGGTGAACAGGGGGCCCGTCGCGAAGTGTTAGAAATTAGCGTCGGAGGACGTTCTTTTTCCATACCTGCCGATTTTGCCCTGTTGCTGGAAACAACTCTTGCCGGTGTGGATGGCAAGAACAGCTTGAGGCAGATTTATACAGGCGTGTATGAAAAAGGAATAGGTTTGACTGAGGATGTATTTTTACAGTTGATTTACGTTTTACATGTGCAGCATTATCTGATCGAGTTAGAAGATTAGATGATCCGACGGGGATCTTTAGATAAAAATTGAGTGTTATTTTCCTGTTTTTCAGGCTTTAACAATCATAAGCTTTGGTTTTGCCCAAAGCGATTCAGCTATGCCCCCCTATTGATCAATAACCGAAAAGTAAGGCAGTGGAGAATAAATGTTAATTTTAGGTATAACCGGTGGAATAGATTCGGTTTTCGAAACGGTGATGCTAGCTCATAGGGGCTTAGGGCATGATTCTGCCGCCGTATTGCTGGAAAACGGAAAAGTAGTTTCAGGCATTGAAGAAGAGAGAATAAGCCGAATCAAGCATACCAATAAACTATGCTCATCTGCTGTCAGTTTTTGTTTGCAGACAGCGCAAAAGACAATCGATGAACTGGATGCTATTGCAATTTACGCAGGTGAAGATTTTTTAAACGCTAAGCTCAAGGAATTGGGTATCCATACGCCTGAGTTAAATATTTTTACCAATATCAGGCATTTATATCAGATCTTATTCGAACGGGAGTTCGGCGTCTCGCTTAGTCAGGATATTTTTCAATTCGTACACCATCATCTTGCTCATGCCGCCGCATCCTATTATTTGTCAGGCTTCGATAAAGCGTTGGTACTCACCATCGACGGGGAAGGCGACGATATTTCGGCAATGGTGGCAGATGCGAACTGTAAAGACTTCAATGTACTGCGAACGAAGTCCGTTCCCGATTCCTTGGGGCATTTTTATTTAAAAGTCATCGCTTTTTTGGGTTACAAAGATTTCGACGAATACAAAGTCATGGGCTTGGCCCCTTATGGGAATGCGTCCGTTTATCGGCAGAAGTTCAACTGCTTTTATGACTTACTGCCGGACGGCGAGTACACCATCCATCAAGATCGTATTATGGAAATGTACGAACTATTGCAACCGAGAAGACGGGACGATCCGTTCACGCAAGTCCACATGGATATTGCAGCGGCATTGCAAGAAGCGTTAGAGACTATTGTTTTTCATATTCTGCGTCATTTTAAACATACGACCGGTCATACTTGTTTGGTAATCAGCGGCGGTGTCGGGCAAAACAGCAGCATGAACGGTAAGATTCTCTGTTCCGGTTTGTTTGAAGATGTTTTTCTGCCGTCTTTTGCCGGGGATTCGGGATGTGCTTATGGTGCGGCGGCTTATGTTACCCACAAGATGCAACCGGAGCTCCCTTTTATACGCGTTTCTCATGCTTATTGGGGAACGCCGATTCATGAGGATGAAGTCGGCAACGCTTTAGAGGCTTGGCGCGCATTTTTACAGATTGAAAAATTGCGGAACCGTTCCGAGCAAGTAGCCGATTTGATGATCGACGGCGCGGTGATCGGTTGGGTGCAAGGCCGTTCGGAATTCGGTCCCAGGGCTTTGGGCAACCGTAGTATTCTGGCCGATCCGCGCGTTGCTTCGCACAAGGAGACAATCAATGCGATGATCAAAATGCGTGAAGGTTATCGGCCGTTTGCGCCGTCGATTCTGGAAGAACGGGTGCGGGATTTCTTCGAAGTGCCGGGAGAACAGGCCGATTTTCCGTTCATGTCGTTCGTGCTGAACGTCAAACCGGAATGGCGCGAACAATTGCCCGCGATTACCCACGTAGACGGCAGCGCTAGGTTGCAAACCGTAAGCCGGGTCGGCAATCCGCGTTATTGGGAATTGATCGATGCGTTCGGCGGTAAAACCGGTATTCCAATTTTGTTGAACACCTCATTCAACAACAATGCCGAACCTATCGTCGACAGCATCGACGATGCGGTGGTGTGTTATTTAACGTCCGGGCTGGATTACCTGGTCGTGGGCGATTATTTGGCCCGGAAAAAGGATTGGCAGCCGGAAGATTTGGCCAACTTAATCGTTAGTTTGCCGAAAGCGGCGGTATTACGCAGGGAAGATCGCTATGTTAGCAATAGCGAACGCAGCTTCAGTTACGCGCTGTTGTGGAATTACAATTTTTCCCGGCGTTATACATTGTCCGAAGTGGGGTACAAGATTTTGCAAGCGGCAGACGGAGAACAGCCTGTTGGCCAGCTTATGGATAGCTTGGGTTTTTTAAAGGAACAGCGAGCGCAGGTTTTGCAAGAATTGCCGGGATTGTGGTCGGATCGCTTACTGGTGTTGCGGCCCGATTCTAAACGATAGCGTTGTTGCCGGCAGGGCGCTAGTCGGTTGGATTTTAGCCGCAAGCATATTAATAATGTTGGAGTCAGAAAAAATGGATGCTGCCGCAATTGAACGCAAAAGAAATAGGCTGTCCCGAGCTTATCAGTTGGTTTCCGAGTATAGGAATATTCGCAGTGGCTATATGTCGGACGATCATTTGCCGTCAAAATTGCAATACATTGCCGGGTTATCGGAATATCAATTTCTTCCTCATTATTTTGGACCTCCGCCTAGCTGGAGAATGCTGTTGCGGAAATTTGGCGGTAAGCGAACTTTACCCGATTTCTGTGTGATTGGGCCGATAAAAAGCGGCACCAGCGATTTGGCTGTCAACATCATGCTGCACCCCAACATAATGGCGCCACTATCCAAAGAGTTTTATATCCCCGATCCCGAGGATTGGCGAATATTTTATCCAACGGAGAGGCAGAAGAAAGAGTATGCTTCCCGTTATGGTTCGGCGCTTTCCCCATTTCTTGCGCCTTATCTTCATTGGATGGAATTAACTTACAGACTATCGCAGGTGCAGCCGAATACAAAAATTGTGTTGATATTAAGAGACTCGGTAAAACGCGTCTTTTCACACTGGAAGTGGGAGGTGTTTATGTCGGGCAAGAAACGTGCGAGCGAACTGCCGTTTTTAGCATCGTTTCCGGCTTATGTTGATAGAGCGCTCAACGTATTTCCGGAATATCCGATGCATATGGCCAGAGCCTGCGGTTTTAACGTGTTGCAGACGAGTATTTACTGGAAAGCCGTGAGTTACTGGATGGAATGTTTTGGTCGAGAGAATGTCCTGGTGTTGGATGTGGCAGATTATTTTTTGATAGCAATAGTTTTTTAAATAAAATTTATGAATTCGTTGGTTTGCCAAGTTTTGAGTGTCCTGCATCCAATAACAGAATAAATGAGAATCCTATTGTATTGCCTCCGCCGGACGAAGAAAGTTTATCTAAACTTAGTGAGTTTTTTAAACCCTATAATGAAAAGCTTTGGCTGCTATTAGGGAAAGAATTCGACTGGAGTTGAATGAAAACGCATTTTGCAAATTTCATTATCCACCGATGGATCGAATTCAACCTGTCACACCTTGCTTCATCTACCCATTGTAATGGTCAACAAAAACCGGACACCTATTCATGCAGTGCTTCTATAAAATTCCCGTTCGAATTCGATCGTTTTGCCGAACCGGCCGGTCTGAAGAAGGGATATTACAATTCATCAATATGACGTACAATGTACGTCAATATTAAGAATGTGACCCAGGAGGTTTTGCCATGCCCAGCAAAAAAGCGAAGACCGCACCAGACCCCGTGCGCGTGGAAAGACTGGGTTTCCGTCTGGATGGACAAAGCAACCGCCGATAGAGCCCGTTTCTGAGCCAAAGCCACCTGGATGTGGGATAGTGGTGTGCCCTCGGCCCCATTCTCAATTAATGGGGTTTCTGGCCGATGTGATCGGGCTGTTCTCAATTAAAGCGGGCTCGTTCTCATTGAATGTGAGCCAAAGCCCCCGGATATTCTCAACCCTGTAGGTCGGGCAACCGCTTTATCGTTGCCCGACGATCATGTGGCGATCCTGCTTCGGAATATTGCGCGGGTCTGAAACCCTGCCATCTTTCAAGGCCTTGGAAATGTCGGGCGCAAAAAGCGCGTGCCCGACCTACACAACTAAAGGGCTACCCCTTTCAGTGGGAAATGGGGGCCGATAATTTGCTGTTGGTTTCCATTAGGAACAGGGTTCTGGGATGTGCAGTAGGGGCATTGGACATTTTCATTCCTTAAACAAGGCGGTATTAGCTGGGCAAAAGCGATACCAGATATGTTAATCAGCGAAGCCCAATTATTCTCCGAGCTATTTATTGTTGCAGCTAATGTCAAAAAGCCCTACAGTTAAGAGAAATCGACGTTGAAGTTGGTAATTTATCGACTGACCTACTACATGGTACAGCTGGGTTAAGCTATCTGCGATATGATTCCCCGCTGGATGGCAAGGCCCTTGAGCTACTCCGGATGACCACCCCAGACGAAAGCATGAAAAATATGAGGGAGATGGACAATGCCAAACAGATTCAAAATTTGAAGAAACTTGGTGAGGAGGTTGTTCGTCGGCTTATGGCGACCTTTCACCTACTGCAGGCGTTTGGCTCACCTCTTTATCGTCTTCAATTAGCTCTAATGAGGCCGTACGATGACTTGGAACACTGTATTACAGATGAACCATCCCACAGGAAGCGGTACAAACAACGTTTGTCTAAAAGATACCGTTCCAGGGCTCGGCCGTCCCATTCATATCCACTTGCTTTCATGCCAGCCTAGCGTCGAGTTAAAAACCGTCGCTGTCTTTAATTCCATTAAGACTCAGCTGAGCCTTCCGGTTGGAACCAGTCCGTGTGGTGGTCCGGGAGCGCGAGGGAGATGGGAAGACGGAATGAGTTGTATGGCTTGGAGGGAGCCCTCGTGCCAACATATCCTCGTTTTGATGACCGATGGTACTTCGCTGAACAATCATGTTGAGCAGTTTGCTCTGGATTGGAAACAGCAGGCAGGAATAAACGGTATCATCATTCCGGTTCTGCCTCCTAGTGCAGGTGGGTTTTCTCTACCGAAGAGCCTTCAAAGCATGAACCGACTGGCTGATGTGGGTAACGCCGCCTGGCTTGCCACCGATATTCTACGTTGGATCCAAGTGGGAGCAGAACGAAAGCTTTTCTTAAGCTATCGCCGTGACGACACCAAGAGTCTTGCTGACCAGATCCACCATGCTCTAGTTCAGCGTGGCTATCGCGTGTATCTTGACAGATTCTCGGGAACGCCAGGCCGCTTTTTCCCACAGGAAATTGCCGAGGAACTAGCAGACAAAGGATGTGTACTGCTGCTTGAGAGTCCAAACTTGGCTAAGTCCCGCTGGACTAGATGGGAGATTGCCTTTGCGCGCCATTATCACCTAGGCCTGATGGCATTGAATGTAGACGGTGCTCCACCCCTTCCTGCTGGCCCTCAGTCGCCAGATCGCATGAATGTTAGAACCCAACCATCCTCTGAGGAACTTTCTATCTCAGACTTAGGGACTGTTATTGACTTTATCGCTCGGCGTTACACTATCAACTCCATTGCTCGTCGAGTCTTTTATGAAGAATTATTGCGGAAAACCTCTCAGTCAGAAGGGGTTGGATTCCAGGAACTAGGGAATGGAACATATGCTCTCTCCGCTCACGGTAAAACAGCTCTCGTCTATCCCAGTGGAAGACCAGGAAATTTGTCCGAATTGCACAATACCGCTGTAACCTCTTCTTTTACAAGTACTTTTGATTTTAGAATTTTAGCCGGACAGCACCAGCATCTTCCACCACGGGCGAATCAGGAACTCGACTGGCTCGCTCATCTGGCCATTGTTCTGCTTCGCGGACCATATCAGTTACCCGGTTCAATCCATGACTTCGCCAATGGTGTAAACCCATGAATTCTCTAATGATTCTAGTAGGACCTGATGCAGACGCTGATCCTTACTTAATGGATCTTGCCTCTGTTGCAGCCGGATTGGCCGTTGAGTCCAAGCGTCGAATCCTGTTTGTCGGAACATCCCAAACTGTGTTGGCTGTGGGGACAGCAATCGTCGGGTATCAGCAAGAGCGAACAGTAGAAGGAGGAGAGCGCTTTCCATCGCCAATTGTGCTGGCCGGAGTGGTTCGTAATGTTTTCGATACCCCGGATCCGTTGTATCGGGATCCTGAATTCAGCAAAGAGACGCCATATGATGAGGGTGGCTTGCTTTCAGAACTGGTTGATTTGGGTATCATGGACCTTGATAGCGGAATGGAAAAGAGGATTATCCCTAAGTCACTCGAATCTTTAGATGATCAATTAGATGATTTTCTAAAACGGGAGAAACCTTCTCAGATACTTGCTATTGGTAAGATCTCAAGGAAAATCCTTGAACGTCTGTCTCATAATGCCATGGAATCGAATATGCGTCTGGGAGTTATCGGTGTTGTTGGCCAGGCCCCTAAAGGTGCTGAGGTGCTTTTCAGTGAGATCGCAGAGTCCAAGCTGGATGGGGTTCCAATCCGAGGTGTAGAACAGAGTGAGGAGAGGAATCAAGGTGAAACCGCCTCGGAACCTCTGATTGAGGCGGCTAAAAACGCAGTTCGGGAGGCTGGGCTAAGTTATGCGGTGACCGAATGGGTGCTGGGAACGAGACAAAGCGATGAGGAAGCCTCCGACTACTAAGAAAGCGGTCGTTCTTGAGGCGGGTATTTTCTCTAATGAACGCCCGATAAGGTCGAGTTGCACGCATAGGTTGCCCGTCAGGTTTCAGAATGAAGCGGTCATTCGAATGGCAAGGCTGCAGAACAATCAACGGCAACTTATGGCCGTTATGCAAAGCTTTGCATAACGGTCAAAACCCGACACTAATACCTCTACCTCCACGAATGACCCGGTAGCCCTGGCAAACCGTGCGCCCGCCCGGCCGGATAACGCCGGGCGGAAGGCCGATAATCCGGCCGCGCAATTTGCCGAAGCCCGTCCGCTCGACGATCCGCCGGGCGAAATGGTGGATCTGTTGGAGCGCGCCGCGCAGCCGGCGGTCGATGGGCTGATGGAGGCGGTGCGCGGCGTGCTGCATTCGTCCGCGGACCTGCTCGAAGTGCGGGAGCGGCTGGCGGAGATCTTTCCGGCCTGGGACAAAGAAGCGCTGGCGGCGGTGTTTGCCGAGGCGTTTTTAGCGGCGGAGTTGGCCGGCCGGGGCGATGTGAACGAGGGGCGTTGATGACGACGCGTCCGAGTCTGCGGTAATGGGCGTCCGGTACGGCTCGCTGCCGTTCAAGGAACAAATTGCCTTTTGGCGCGCCAAAGAGCTGGTCCCGACCGAGCGCTGGAACGATCGGGTTCGCGAGCAGCACGATACGGCGTTTACCGTCGCCGGGGCCATGCAGGCCGATCTGCTGAGCGATCTGCACCAGGCGGTGACCAAGGCCATCGAGCAAGGCACCACGCTGGCCGAGTTTACCCGCGATTTCGAAGCGATCGTGGCGGCCCGCGGCTGGACGGGCTGGACCGGCGAAGACACCATATCGGAAGGATTGCACGAGGTATTGGCGCGGCAGACGTATCCCGAGCTGTTGCGTGCCTTGGGCCGCGAGCCGGCGCATTGGGCCGATATTCGCGCCAAAGGCTTTTCGTATCCGAAGACGGTCGGGCGGTTCCATGCGTTGCTGCAGCGGCTGGGCTTGATGGACAGCGATTACGTGCTGAAGGCGCACGCACTGACCCGGTTACGTTATCTTGATATGACGGCGACGCCGACCGAACTGAATGGTAAACTCAGGGACATATTGGCATTTTTAAGTCAGCAGGATGCCAATCTTATTGCGCTACAGTTGCTGGCTATATCCGAAGGTCGGGATTTTTATGAGTGAAACATTATTTGATCCACCCCATAACGCAACACCATCTGAAGCGGCGCAAGTACGATCGCGCTATGTGTCTATGCCTCTGGATGAGGTCCGTGCTTGGGAGGCAAAGCTGCCGCACGATGCCAGGATGACAACCATTTATGAGCTGTATGCGTTGCGCGGCGATACCGTTCAGATGCAGGCAACGCGTGAGCGCATCGAAGATCCCGTTTGGCGGTACGAGGTAGGATACCGCGATGTTTTTCCCACCAGTTATTTTTAGGGGATATAGCGGTTATGGCCGACGCCTTTATTGAAGTTGAATTCGACGACCGCGCGGTGCAGCAGCTGTTGCGGCGCTTGGTCGATCTGACGGGCGATTTGGAGCCCGCTTTCGCGAATATCGGCGAATATTTGACGAGAAGCCATGACGAACGCTTTGGTCGACAGGTTGCGCCGGACGGCGAGCCGTGGGCGGAGTTGCTACCCAGCTACCAGGCGCGCAAGCCGAAAAACCAGGACAAGATCTTGACGCTGGAGGGCAATTTGCGCGGAACGCTGCATTATGAAGTCTCGGCCGATCAGCTGTTGTTCGGGACGGGTTCGAAGTACGGCGCCACGCACCAATACGGCGATCCGCGCCGGCATATTCCGGAGCGGCCGTTTTTGGGCCTATCGGATGACGATCGGGATGAGATTCTGGACATCATTCGCGATCATATCCAGGCCGCGCTGTGAGTTCTTCTATGTCTATGGAGGCGAGCGAGGCAAGGGCTGTTTTTGATCCGGGCTTGGTTCACTTCCTGAAAACCCAGCGTTTTGGGGATCGAATGCGCTGATTTTTTTATTTTCGCTCTGCGCAAATTATTTTTATTTTTCGTTCCGTTTTATCCCTCTTCATTTCGTTTCATTTCCATTTATCTCGCTTTTCCCCTTTCATTTATCTAATTTCTATTCATGTACCCCGTCTTAAACACCCACCAGACAAAAGTCAGGCAGAGGATCAGAAAGCCCGCTATCATGCCAATGCTCATGCCGACGTGTACATCGGCAACACCGTAAAAACTCCAGCGAAAGCCGCTGATCAAATACACCACGGGATTGAATAGCGTGATCTTCTGCCATAACGGGGGCAGCATCTTGATCGAATAGAATGCGCCGCCCAGGAAAGTCAGGGGCGTGACGACCAGCATCGGTACCACCTGGAGTTTCTGAAAATTATCGGCCCACAGCCCGATAATGAAGCCAAACAGACTGAAAGTCACCGCCGTCAGCAAGAGAAAGGCGATCATCCACCCCGGATGGGCGATTTCGTAGGGTACGAAAAGGCGCGCGGTGCCCAGAATGAGCAGGCCCAGCATCACCGACTTGGTCGCCGCTGCGCCCACATAACCGATCAGCACCTCGATCCAAGAAACCGGTGCCGAGAGCAGCTCATAAATCGTGCCCGACCACTTGGGCATGTAAATCCCGAACGAAGCATTGGCGATGCTTTCGTTCAGTAAATTCAGCATGACCAGCCCAGGGATAATGAAGGCACCATAACTGACGCTGTCGATGTCGCCCATGCGCGAACCGATGGCTTTGCCAAAGACGATGAAGTACAGCGAGGTGGTCAGCACAGGCGCGGCGATGCTTTCCGCCAGCGTACGAAAGGTGCGCGCCATTTCGAAATGGTAAATGGCCCGGATGCCGTAGAGGTTCATGTCTGCTCCTGCTTGGACTGATGTACCAGGCTGACGAAGATGTCTTCCAGTGAACTCTCGCGGGAGCGTAAGTCTTTGAAATCGATGCCGTGTTGATTGAGCGTGCGCAACAACGCGGCAATACCGCTTTCTTCTTTTTGGGCGTCGAAGCGATAAATCAGGGCATGCCCGTCGTCGGAGAGCGTTAACGGCCAAGCGTTGAGCCCGGCGGGAATGCGGGATAGGGGCTGCCGCAAAGTCAGGGTAAGCTGCTTCTTGCCAAGCTTGCGCATCAGTATTTCTTTGTCTTCCACCACGATCAATTCCCCTTGGTTGATGACGCCGATCCGATCGGCCATGTCTTCTGCTTCCTCGATGTAATGGGTAGTCAAAATGATCGTGGTACCCTGCGTCCGTAGTTTGCGTACCAGGCGCCACATGTCGTGGCGCAACTCCACATCCACGCCGGCGCTCGGCTCATCGAGGAACAAGATCGCCGGCTCATGCGCGAGGGCTTTGGCAATCAGCATGCGGCGTTTCATGCCGCCGGAAAGGGTCATGATTTTCGCGTTGCGCTTGTCCCACAGGGACAGATCGCGCAGGACTTTTTCCAGATAGACCGCGTCGGGTGACTTACCGAATAGCCCACGGCTAAATTTGACGGTGGCCCAGACCGACTCGAACGAATCCGTATGCAGTTCCTGTGGTACCAGGCCGATGGCGGCCCGCGCCGCGCGGTAGTCCCGCACGATATTGTACCCGTCGGCGAAGATGGTTCCGGACGTGGCTTTGACGATGCCGCAGATCAGGCTAATCAGTGTCGTCTTGCCGGCTCCATTGGGTCCGAGCAAGGCAAATATCTCGCCGCGTCGGATGTCCAGGTTGATGTGGTTGAGCGCCCGGAAACCGTCGGCATAGACCTTGTTAACGTCGCGCACGGAGAGGATGGGGGCGGAGCTATCGGTGGTCATGGGCGCGGATACGGGCATTTTTTTCATGGATGAATGTAAATCCCAGAGTCTATTGATTACCGAGGCGCGATCGGCACATCCTTGCGCCTCCCCCATTCGGCCCAGGAGCCGTCGAATAACGGAATCTTATGAATACCCGCCTGATACAGCGCCAGAAGCAAGACTGCCGCTGAAACACCCGAGCCGCAACTGGTCACTATTGGCTTGGAAGACTCTACCATTGTCGATGACAGGAGTTGTCTCAGTTGGTCAACCGGCCGTAATCGATGGTCATCCGGCCTGAACAAATGTTGATAGGGAATATTGAAGCTGCCAGGGATATGGCCCGGTTGAAGGCCGGGCTCATGCTGTGGCCGTTGACCCATAAAGCTGTCTGCGGAACGGGAGTCCAGAATTTGGGCGGAGCCTTGCTGTTGAATCTCACGCATCTGCGCTAAATCGGCAAGCAGTTCGGGGTGAAAGACGGCATGAAAGGCTTTATAGACCGGGGCTTTTCTTTTGTCAGTCAACGGAAACGCCAATTGCTTCCATCGGGTTAAACCGCCATCCAGGACTTTGACTTTGTCGTGCCCGAATACTCGGAACATCCACCAGGCGCGGGCCGAGGCAAAAAAGTGGTGACGGTCGTAAACGATTATCCAAGTCTGGTTATCGATACCCAACTGACCCACTTGACGCCCGAATTGTTCAGCACTGGGAAGAGTATGCGGAAGAGGATGAGTCTGGTCGGCAATGTCGTCGATGTCGAAAAACTGGGCGCCCTGGATATGCTGGCGGTGGTATTCT
The genomic region above belongs to Methylomicrobium agile and contains:
- a CDS encoding sulfotransferase family protein, producing the protein MNSITFHKPVFILSCERSGSTMLRYIVDTHSKVACPSHLYLGSLCESLNRTLMGTIAQNQVELDEEGKQQFAVSEARKMICNIMDSYIKAKNKQIWCEKTPMNLEYLSVLDAHFPDAKYICLYRHCMDVVHSSINLSKFRFLPEHIPYVHRNPDSIIAAMAENWLEKTDKILMFESTHRERCFRVNYESIVMQPEKTLPRLFHFLGVEWEKGLMERVFQVSHDKGEGDGKAALSSRIRQDSVGKGIEVPRAGIPKKFITDINRLLGELGYPSLDAYYSNGIHSEINAENMPDISDIFENRFMNALKNNRYRYPDLKGIWKVIIKGNTDIFWVIDLSHQEATLKKGDHDSGTTVCFSATLLVDMINGTRDAIEAFSHGEIEIQGTDDKEALMNLGRLLFS
- a CDS encoding class I SAM-dependent methyltransferase, with product MEIEEIKTSFANISYRLEDYEHHLDDNMFAGRTDMMKQGMAVNIRVLERTCKAITDFLAEQPRKDNALAWSSVKSGFTCHDMLPYFYQDWFGTPEFAKVENLFSKTITEHCKDWESVAVLGSGACGLLYSVADDFQVSYGVDLSLSTLLVAKQFIQGEPLVFHLQRADWHKVELTPPASTANEIHYVVSDVLNMPFVSGSLSVVITQYMLDFISNPIRLTEEIYRVLKPGGLWINFSNPCRLPSDPIELGRRKLNELPVFFEKMGFDVLSMENERFALLNLEKIYSEAGNNQQLVHFFTLRKNENDSNIPADDRSIQRFFNRNDSVWREIPRIVKGRELALARKKLFGEQGARREVLEISVGGRSFSIPADFALLLETTLAGVDGKNSLRQIYTGVYEKGIGLTEDVFLQLIYVLHVQHYLIELED
- a CDS encoding carbamoyltransferase family protein, translated to MLILGITGGIDSVFETVMLAHRGLGHDSAAVLLENGKVVSGIEEERISRIKHTNKLCSSAVSFCLQTAQKTIDELDAIAIYAGEDFLNAKLKELGIHTPELNIFTNIRHLYQILFEREFGVSLSQDIFQFVHHHLAHAAASYYLSGFDKALVLTIDGEGDDISAMVADANCKDFNVLRTKSVPDSLGHFYLKVIAFLGYKDFDEYKVMGLAPYGNASVYRQKFNCFYDLLPDGEYTIHQDRIMEMYELLQPRRRDDPFTQVHMDIAAALQEALETIVFHILRHFKHTTGHTCLVISGGVGQNSSMNGKILCSGLFEDVFLPSFAGDSGCAYGAAAYVTHKMQPELPFIRVSHAYWGTPIHEDEVGNALEAWRAFLQIEKLRNRSEQVADLMIDGAVIGWVQGRSEFGPRALGNRSILADPRVASHKETINAMIKMREGYRPFAPSILEERVRDFFEVPGEQADFPFMSFVLNVKPEWREQLPAITHVDGSARLQTVSRVGNPRYWELIDAFGGKTGIPILLNTSFNNNAEPIVDSIDDAVVCYLTSGLDYLVVGDYLARKKDWQPEDLANLIVSLPKAAVLRREDRYVSNSERSFSYALLWNYNFSRRYTLSEVGYKILQAADGEQPVGQLMDSLGFLKEQRAQVLQELPGLWSDRLLVLRPDSKR
- a CDS encoding sulfotransferase domain-containing protein, coding for MLESEKMDAAAIERKRNRLSRAYQLVSEYRNIRSGYMSDDHLPSKLQYIAGLSEYQFLPHYFGPPPSWRMLLRKFGGKRTLPDFCVIGPIKSGTSDLAVNIMLHPNIMAPLSKEFYIPDPEDWRIFYPTERQKKEYASRYGSALSPFLAPYLHWMELTYRLSQVQPNTKIVLILRDSVKRVFSHWKWEVFMSGKKRASELPFLASFPAYVDRALNVFPEYPMHMARACGFNVLQTSIYWKAVSYWMECFGRENVLVLDVADYFLIAIVF
- a CDS encoding toll/interleukin-1 receptor domain-containing protein, which produces MTDGTSLNNHVEQFALDWKQQAGINGIIIPVLPPSAGGFSLPKSLQSMNRLADVGNAAWLATDILRWIQVGAERKLFLSYRRDDTKSLADQIHHALVQRGYRVYLDRFSGTPGRFFPQEIAEELADKGCVLLLESPNLAKSRWTRWEIAFARHYHLGLMALNVDGAPPLPAGPQSPDRMNVRTQPSSEELSISDLGTVIDFIARRYTINSIARRVFYEELLRKTSQSEGVGFQELGNGTYALSAHGKTALVYPSGRPGNLSELHNTAVTSSFTSTFDFRILAGQHQHLPPRANQELDWLAHLAIVLLRGPYQLPGSIHDFANGVNP